In Neisseria perflava, the DNA window CGCCAAATTTGGCAGGAGTGGCTTCATTGTCGTCGATGTTGATTTTAACGACTTTCAGACGGCCTTGGAATTCGGAGGCGATGTCGTCCAAGATTGGGGCAATCATTTTGCAAGGGCCGCACCATGGTGCCCAGAAGTCCAGCAATACAGGTACGTCGGATTTCAAAACGTCTTGTTCGAAGCTGGCATCGCTGGCGTGGATAATCAATTCGCTGCTCATGTTTGTTTCCTTTTAAATCGGGATTAATGAATACGTTGTTCAGAATAGTGGCAGACAGGGAAAATTTCAAGTGCCGCCGTCCGGTAATAGTTTTTTTGAAATGCGTCTATCGTAATCCTTAAAGATTCAGACGGCCTCTTGAACCATGTGGCCGGAG includes these proteins:
- the trxA gene encoding thioredoxin TrxA gives rise to the protein MSSELIIHASDASFEQDVLKSDVPVLLDFWAPWCGPCKMIAPILDDIASEFQGRLKVVKINIDDNEATPAKFGVRGIPTLMVFKNGENVATKVGALAKGQLTAFVEASIA